A single region of the Neomonachus schauinslandi chromosome 3, ASM220157v2, whole genome shotgun sequence genome encodes:
- the GJA3 gene encoding gap junction alpha-3 protein, giving the protein MGDWSFLGRLLENAQEHSTVIGKVWLTVLFIFRILVLGAAAEEVWGDEQSDFTCNTQQPGCENVCYDKAFPISHIRFWVLQIIFVSTPTLIYLGHVLHIVRMEEKKKEREEELLKGDSPHHGPAARCGPGGHSQKDRPPVRDDRGKIRIAGALLRTYVFNIIFKTLFEVGFIAGQYFLYGFELKPLYRCDRWPCPNTVDCFISRPTEKTIFIIFMLAVACVSLLLNMLEIYHLGWKKLKQGMTNHYRSDSPESRVGATNPGGVSPLLLPSHSAPPTVTIGFPPYYTHSASSLAKATAAGYPGAPPPATDFNLAALNEAPGKDHPAKFYNGNHHLLVTEQNWANQEAEQQTSARKASPPASASATLSPTGSAQQLPENGGAGSSAPGLSLNGHGSSLGESKLAVTPDDGEQAVTTAVEMHAPPLLPAEPGRSSKASKSSGGRARPSDLAI; this is encoded by the coding sequence ATGGGCGACTGGAGCTTTCTGGGGAGACTATTAGAGAACGCACAGGAGCACTCCACGGTCATTGGCAAGGTTTGGCTGACGGTCCTGTTCATCTTCAGGATCCTGGTGCTGGGCGCCGCAGCCGAGGAGGTGTGGGGGGACGAGCAGTCGGACTTCACGTGTAACACGCAGCAGCCCGGCTGCGAGAACGTCTGCTACGACAAAGCCTTCCCCATCTCCCACATCCGCTTCTGGGTGCTGCAGATCATCTTTGTGTCCACGCCCACCCTCATCTACCTGGGCCATGTGCTGCACATCGTGCGcatggaagagaagaagaaagagcgGGAGGAAGAGCTGCTGAAGGGCGACAGCCCGCACCACGGGCCGGCTGCACGCTGTGGGCCGGGCGGCCACAGCCAGAAGGACAGGCCGCCGGTGCGGGATGACCGGGGCAAGATCCGAATCGCCGGGGCCCTGCTCCGGACCTACGTGTTCAACATCATCTTTAAGACGCTGTTTGAAGTGGGCTTCATCGCCGGGCAGTACTTTCTGTACGGCTTTGAGCTGAAGCCGCTGTACCGCTGTGACCGGTGGCCCTGCCCCAACACGGTGGACTGCTTCATCTCCAGGCCCACGGAAAAGACCATATTCATCATCTTCATGCTGGCCGTGGCCTGCGTGTCCCTCTTACTCAACATGCTGGAGATCTACCACCTGGGCTGGAAGAAGCTTAAACAAGGAATGACCAACCACTACCGCTCAGACTCCCCTGAATCCAGGGTGGGGGCCACAAACCCCGGGGGTGTGAgcccactcctcctcccctcccactctgccccgcCCACGGTTACCATCGGATTCCCGCCTTACTACACtcactctgcctcttccctggcaAAGGCCACGGCCGCGGGCTACCCCGGAGCCCCTCCACCAGCAACAGACTTCAACCTGGCAGCCCTGAACGAGGCACCGGGGAAGGACCACCCCGCCAAATTCTACAACGGCAACCACCACCTGCTAGTGACAGAACAGAACTGGGCCAACCAGGAGGCCGAGCAGCAGACTTCTGCGAGGAAGGCCTCCCCTCCAGCGTCGGCTTCTGCAACCCTGAGCCCTACAGGCAGCGCCCAGCAGCTCCCTGAGAACGGTGGCGCGGGAAGCAGCGCGCCCGGCCTGTCGCTGAACGGGCACGGCAGCAGCTTGGGAGAAAGCAAACTGGCAGTGACTCCCGACGACGGGGAGCAGGCAGTGACCACCGCGGTGGAGATGCACGCGCCTCCTTTGCTCCCGGCAGAGCCGGGCCGATCAAGCAAGGCCAGTAAGTCCAGTGGCGGCAGGGCCAGACCCAGTGACTTGGCCATCTAG